The following are encoded in a window of Thunnus albacares chromosome 17, fThuAlb1.1, whole genome shotgun sequence genomic DNA:
- the txn2 gene encoding thioredoxin, mitochondrial, whose protein sequence is MRRNMEVLRLRKCSAKEKGCVTASAGDGAAHSTAAWIKSSLSSAALQRKHFVGPRGQVQLQLNGKMAHRLLARRIWTLSVKEIHCRPASTATIASSSFSTSLQSATTRVSFLSPSRTRALPHTPRREVSFNVQDHEDFTERVINSELPVLIDFHAQWCGPCKILGPRLEKAVAKQKGRVAMAKVDIDDHTDLAIEYGVSAVPTVIAMRGGDVVDHFVGIKDDDELDSFVSKIIGQ, encoded by the exons ATGCGTAGGAATATGGAAGTTCTACGGctgagaaaatgtagtgccaaagAAAAGGGCTGTGTGACGGCAAG TGCAG GCGATGGGGCTGCTCACAGTACAGCAGCCTGGATAAAAAGCAGCTTATCATCTGCGGCGCTACAGCGGAAGCACTTCGTTGGTCCGCGAGGCCAAGTGCAACTACAGCTTAACGGCAAg ATGGCTCACAGGCTGCTAGCGCGTAGAATTTGGACGCTCTCTGTGAAAGAGATCCACTGCCGCCCAGCATCCACCGCCACCATcgcctcctcttctttttccacCTCCCTGCAGTCCGCCACAACCCGggtctccttcctctctccttcacgCACTCGCGCCCTTCCTCACACCCCCCGCCGTGAAGTCTCCTTCAATGTTCAGGACCACGAGGATTTCACAGAGAGGGTCATCAACAGCGAACTGCCCGTGCTAATCGACTTCCACGCACA gtgGTGTGGTCCCTGCAAGATCCTTGGGCCAAGGTTGGAGAAGGCTGTAGCCAAACAAAAAGGTCGTGTTGCCATGGCAAAAGTTGACATTGACGATCACACAGACCTGGCTATCGAATATGGG GTGTCTGCTGTTCCCACAGTAATCGCCATGCGAGGAGGTGACGTCGTCGACCATTTTGTGGGTATCAAAGATGATGATGAGCTGGACTCATTTGTCAGCAAGATCATTGGACAATAA